The Terriglobia bacterium genome contains the following window.
GCAGTCAGATATTTTCCGACGCTGTCCTGGAAGTAGGCGATCCCGATGAGGTCCTGACCTTGTTGACGCGTATCCAGCTGTATCAGTCTCTGGCCGAATGTAACAAGGCCGCCTTCGACGGAAGTCAACTCCAGCACCCGGCCGTCAAATTCGGATCGAATCTCACGAGCCCGCTGAAGTTGCTTGCGATACCGGTCGATCGTTCGATTCAGGTCGTCGACCTGGTTTTCGTCCCGGATCTGAGCTTCGCTGTCCGACTTGTCCTGTTGCGCCTCACGGGTATCGAGTTCCTGGAGCTGCAGGTTCAGTTCAGTTACCGAGTGTTCGTCGTTTGCGATCTGCTGTTGTGCATCGAGAAAACTTTGTTCGGTTTGTACTCTGGAAAGATCCAGCTGCTGCTCCTGCAGGTCGAGCTCTTTCTGCCGCACCTGCATATTCTCGAATCGCAGACGGGTACTGCGCAGCGTGTCGTCGGAAGCGATTTTCTCGTCGCGCAAACGCTGGTAGGCGTCCACCCGCTGCTGCAAGTCTTTGGTCAGCTGGTCGGCCTCGCTCTTGGCCGTTACAGCGTTGTTTTTCTGAATTTCCAGCAGCCGGCTGTTAATGCCGTTGATCTGGCCGGCAAAGGTACGGCTCTTCGCAACATACGCGGAGAGATATTCGATCCGGCGCTTGAGCTGTTCACGTTGACGCTGGTAGGCGTTTTTCTGCAGCTTGCTCGCGGAGTTTCTTAAAGCCGTCAACTCTTTTTGTTGCCCCTGGAGATCCTGCAATTTCGCTTCGGATTCCTGAAGCTGACGTTCGATCACGGGCTGTTCCAGAATGCCGAGCAGGTCGCCTCGCTTTACAACATCACCCACCTTCACGAGCCATTGTCCGACCTGGCCATCGGCTGCAGCTTGAATGGGCACTACCGAGTTCGAGGCCATTAAAATCCCCTGCCCGCGGCCCGAACTGGGAAGCCGGCCGAAGATACTCCAGATCAGGGCAACGGCCAGCGTGGCGGCCAGAGTGTAGATCGCGATCCGCTTGAGTTGCCACATGCACCGGACGGGCTCATCGAGTTCTTCTGGCGACTTTAATTTGGCGAGTGCTTTTTGCCTAAATGCTATAGCCACAGCATCCTCCGCTCACATCAGCGGGTTCAAAGGGGTTGAAAATCATACTGAACCCGGACACCTTAGTATAGATTTCATTAACTCGCAAGGGCTCAAAGGGGGGATGCGGGGCGGGTTTTGCAAGGCACCGGCCGTGAAGATGTGAATGAATTGGAACAATCTGGAACAATCTGGAACAAGGCGCGGCCGGGGGAGGTCAGAAATCCCTGCTACAACGGGTGTTTGACCACGCCTGCTGGCATTACCTGGACAAGTTCTTCAACAGAGATTCTCCTCATCTCGCGCAAACTCGATGCCACCCGGGTCTCTCAATATAAAGATGTATCGATGACCGGACGACATCCAGGGCGCGGATACCGTCCCCTCCTTACCTGAGGCAACG
Protein-coding sequences here:
- a CDS encoding NHLP bacteriocin system secretion protein, with amino-acid sequence MAIAFRQKALAKLKSPEELDEPVRCMWQLKRIAIYTLAATLAVALIWSIFGRLPSSGRGQGILMASNSVVPIQAAADGQVGQWLVKVGDVVKRGDLLGILEQPVIERQLQESEAKLQDLQGQQKELTALRNSASKLQKNAYQRQREQLKRRIEYLSAYVAKSRTFAGQINGINSRLLEIQKNNAVTAKSEADQLTKDLQQRVDAYQRLRDEKIASDDTLRSTRLRFENMQVRQKELDLQEQQLDLSRVQTEQSFLDAQQQIANDEHSVTELNLQLQELDTREAQQDKSDSEAQIRDENQVDDLNRTIDRYRKQLQRAREIRSEFDGRVLELTSVEGGLVTFGQRLIQLDTRQQGQDLIGIAYFQDSVGKYLTA